In the Pseudanabaena sp. PCC 7367 genome, one interval contains:
- a CDS encoding DUF1622 domain-containing protein yields MLINLSIQLLAFLGASDEVSKHSSAAVQFSEILLFQTASILKIILECIAIIIVAIAMVKALQRLLYHRHGRMMHRGRVAARIPRESVRLELGHALALSLEFLLAADIVGTAVSPSWTDIGKLAAITAIRTFVNYFIQKEVEELEHHMKQQGVDDSEIDALITG; encoded by the coding sequence ATGCTTATCAATCTATCGATCCAATTGCTAGCCTTCCTGGGCGCGAGTGATGAAGTTAGCAAGCATAGCTCAGCAGCGGTACAGTTTTCCGAGATTTTACTATTTCAAACCGCGTCAATCCTCAAGATCATTTTGGAATGTATTGCGATTATCATTGTGGCGATCGCCATGGTCAAAGCCCTCCAGCGATTGTTATATCATCGGCATGGTCGGATGATGCATCGGGGGCGGGTGGCTGCCAGAATACCACGGGAATCGGTGCGATTGGAACTAGGCCACGCTCTGGCATTGTCCCTTGAATTCCTGTTGGCTGCTGATATTGTGGGTACTGCGGTATCACCAAGCTGGACTGATATTGGCAAGCTGGCCGCGATCACGGCGATTCGTACCTTTGTTAACTACTTCATTCAAAAAGAAGTGGAAGAGCTAGAACATCATATGAAACAGCAAGGGGTTGATGACAGTGAGATCGATGCCTTAATTACTGGCTAG